One genomic segment of Peromyscus leucopus breed LL Stock chromosome 23, UCI_PerLeu_2.1, whole genome shotgun sequence includes these proteins:
- the Cryba4 gene encoding beta-crystallin A4 isoform X1, protein MCSGPFLDQANMTLQCTKSAGHWRMVVWDEEGFQGRRHEFTAECPSVLELGFETVRSLKVLSGAWVGFEHAGFQGQQYVLERGEYPGWDAWSGNTAYPAERLTSFRPVACANHRDSRLTIFEQENFLGRKGELSDDYPSLQAMGWDGPEVGSFHVQSGAWVCSQFPGYRGFQYVLESDHHSGDYKHFREWGSHAHTFQVQSVRRIQQ, encoded by the exons ATGTGCTCTGGGCCCTTCTTG GACCAGGCCAACATGACCCTGCAGTGCACCAAGTCAGCCGGACACTGGAGG ATGGTGGTGTGGGATGAAGAAGGCTTCCAGGGCCGTCGGCATGAATTCACAGCTGAGTGTCCCAGTGTGCTGGAGCTGGGCTTTGAGACCGTGCGATCTTTGAAAGTCCTGAGTGGAGC gtgggtgggctttgagcatGCTGGCTTCCAAGGGCAACAGTACGTGCTGGAGAGGGGCGAGTACCCGGGCTGGGACGCCTGGAGTGGCAACACCGCCTACCCCGCTGAGAGGCTCACTTCCTTCCGGCCTGTGGCCTGCGCT AACCACCGTGACTCGAGGCTGACCATCTTCGAGCAGGAGAACTTCCTCGGCAGGAAGGGCGAGCTGAGCGACGACTACCCCTCTCTGCAGGCCATGGGCTGGGACGGCCCGGAAGTGGGCTCCTTCCATGTTCAATCTGGGGC GTGGGTTTGTTCCCAGTTTCCCGGCTACCGAGGTTTTCAGTACGTACTGGAGAGCGATCACCACTCGGGTGACTACAAGCACTTTAGGGAGTGGGGCTCCCATGCGCACACCTTCCAGGTGCAGAGTGTGCGCAGGATCCAGCAGTGA
- the Cryba4 gene encoding beta-crystallin A4 isoform X2: MVVWDEEGFQGRRHEFTAECPSVLELGFETVRSLKVLSGAWVGFEHAGFQGQQYVLERGEYPGWDAWSGNTAYPAERLTSFRPVACANHRDSRLTIFEQENFLGRKGELSDDYPSLQAMGWDGPEVGSFHVQSGAWVCSQFPGYRGFQYVLESDHHSGDYKHFREWGSHAHTFQVQSVRRIQQ, translated from the exons ATGGTGGTGTGGGATGAAGAAGGCTTCCAGGGCCGTCGGCATGAATTCACAGCTGAGTGTCCCAGTGTGCTGGAGCTGGGCTTTGAGACCGTGCGATCTTTGAAAGTCCTGAGTGGAGC gtgggtgggctttgagcatGCTGGCTTCCAAGGGCAACAGTACGTGCTGGAGAGGGGCGAGTACCCGGGCTGGGACGCCTGGAGTGGCAACACCGCCTACCCCGCTGAGAGGCTCACTTCCTTCCGGCCTGTGGCCTGCGCT AACCACCGTGACTCGAGGCTGACCATCTTCGAGCAGGAGAACTTCCTCGGCAGGAAGGGCGAGCTGAGCGACGACTACCCCTCTCTGCAGGCCATGGGCTGGGACGGCCCGGAAGTGGGCTCCTTCCATGTTCAATCTGGGGC GTGGGTTTGTTCCCAGTTTCCCGGCTACCGAGGTTTTCAGTACGTACTGGAGAGCGATCACCACTCGGGTGACTACAAGCACTTTAGGGAGTGGGGCTCCCATGCGCACACCTTCCAGGTGCAGAGTGTGCGCAGGATCCAGCAGTGA